The Caretta caretta isolate rCarCar2 chromosome 10, rCarCar1.hap1, whole genome shotgun sequence genome has a window encoding:
- the LOC125644384 gene encoding uncharacterized protein LOC125644384, producing MNRSEYEQEAARQLSNTTFYKPLLSDPTESYQKKLQHLLKKFPEKAQEQIHTDTPLEPRPGAFYLLSKIHKPGNPGCPIISGIGTLAAGLSGYVDSLLRPYATSTPSYLRDTTDFLRKLQSIGDLPENTILATMDVEALYTNIPHKDGLQAIRNSIPDNVTANLVAELCDFVLTHNYFTFGDNVYVQISTRMAPQYANIFMADLEQRFLSSRPLMPLLYLCYIDDIFIIWTHGKEALEEFHHDFNNFHPNINLSLDQSTQEIHFLDTMVLISDGHINTTLYRKPTDCYFYLHASSFHPDHTT from the coding sequence atgaataggtcggaatatgagcaagaggctgctaggcagctctccaacaccactttctacaagccattactgtctgatcccactgagagttaccaaaagaaactacagcatttgctcaagaaattccctgaaaaagcacaagaacaaatccacacagacacacccctggaaccccgacctggggcattctatctgctatccaagatccataaacctggaaatcctggatgccccatcatctcaggcattggcaccctggcagcaggattgtctggctatgtagactccctcctcaggccctacgctaccagcactcccagctatcttcgagacaccactgacttcctgaggaaactacaatccatcggtgatcttcctgaaaacaccatcctggccactatggatgtagaagccctctacaccaacattccacacaaagatggactacaagccatcaggaacagtatccccgataatgtcacggcaaacctggtggctgaactttgtgactttgtcctcacccataactatttcacatttggggacaacgtatacgtTCAAAtcagtacccgcatggccccacagtatgccaacatttttatggctgacttagaacaacgcttcctcagctctcgtcccctaatgcccctactctacttgtgctacattgatgacatcttcatcatctggacccatggaaaagaagcccttgaggaattccaccatgatttcaacaatttccatcccaacatcaacctcagcctggaccagtccacacaagagatccacttcctggacactatggtgctaataagcgatggtcacataaacaccaccctataccggaaacctactgactgctatttctacctacatgcttccagctttcacccagaccacaccacatga